A genomic segment from Polyangium mundeleinium encodes:
- a CDS encoding DUF4159 domain-containing protein codes for MRARVSSVFLVLVALLLVALVPRPSRAFGEEGAFNPRILLTGTARWEGARTTGPARWSEELTRRTSAPARLTPTTVRADAPALLAEPFAIWGGEDDVPALTEREVLGIRRFLALGGVLFVDDFAPESGAFGKAARRELARVLPDGAAIPIGTENVLFRSFYLLRRAVGRVEGEPKLEAILRGGVPQVIFAKHDVLGALARAANGTHPFVVVPNGEPQREQAARLAVNVAMFVLCSNYKDDQVHAPFLMRRRAAEPSP; via the coding sequence ATGCGCGCGCGGGTGAGCTCGGTCTTCCTCGTGCTCGTGGCGCTCCTGCTCGTCGCGCTCGTGCCGCGGCCGTCGCGGGCCTTCGGGGAGGAAGGGGCGTTCAACCCGCGGATCCTGCTCACGGGGACGGCGCGCTGGGAAGGCGCACGGACGACCGGTCCCGCGCGCTGGTCCGAGGAGCTCACGCGGCGCACGAGCGCGCCCGCGCGCCTCACGCCCACGACGGTGCGCGCCGACGCGCCCGCGCTGCTCGCCGAGCCGTTTGCGATCTGGGGCGGTGAGGACGACGTGCCCGCCCTGACCGAGCGCGAGGTGCTCGGCATCCGGCGCTTCCTCGCGCTCGGCGGCGTGCTCTTCGTCGACGATTTCGCCCCCGAGTCGGGCGCGTTCGGCAAGGCCGCGCGGCGCGAGCTCGCCCGCGTGTTGCCCGACGGCGCGGCGATCCCGATCGGCACGGAGAACGTGCTCTTCCGCTCGTTTTACCTGCTCCGTCGCGCCGTCGGGCGTGTCGAGGGCGAGCCGAAGCTCGAAGCGATCCTACGCGGCGGCGTGCCGCAGGTGATCTTCGCCAAGCACGACGTGCTCGGCGCGCTCGCCCGCGCGGCAAACGGGACGCACCCGTTCGTCGTGGTGCCGAACGGCGAGCCGCAACGCGAGCAGGCCGCGCGGCTCGCGGTGAACGTGGCGATGTTCGTGCTCTGCTCGAACTACAAGGACGATCAGGTGCACGCGCCCTTCCTGATGCGGCGCCGCGCGGCGGAGCCTTCGCCATGA
- a CDS encoding glutamine amidotransferase yields MTTSLAPSGDLAPSYQLLAALLTVLGIVLLALELKRSRGSRLAAFATGSLASIGLLFAVLRPVAIQSKGSLVGPRVVVLADASRSIDLPGPAGKTRRQEAARALGELQKHGAEVRLYGLAFGKGAPTPLTAALADGAPEAAQGGAEGRLGQALLAARPMPRSDLAGAIESVARAADERPAAIVVLSDGRLDRPGEAQAGEAIRAALGTLTVPVHAVSVATEAPRDASVRAVRAAGAAVAHQPLTLRVEIGCAGGLDCDEIPVSLRELRESGEPTLLASGKANASSGSATLELEVTLDRAGARILEVSIDAPDGDAVPDNDTRYMTIDVARDRVRVLHVAGRPTYDVRALRMWLKADASVDVVAFFILRTPTDDVVAPSEELALIPFPVDELFSEHLPSFDAVVLQDFNAAPYGLAKHLRSLARYVDKGGGLIMVGGPDAFVPGNYAGTPLAEVLPVELDRGADAQGADVGSFVPRTTEAGRAAPVLGPLRDLIGEEWPEMPGANVVGDARPGATVLLEHPTRRTPKGGPMPILALGEHGSGRTIALAIDGSHRLLFSAFAANAAGRAHGAFWDALLGWLMRDPRFEPAVVELADGCIAGENTTLTLRPLPGQKGDAKITIRKLGTGEEARALSARLDGKGEPLSLDAGKLQPGGYSATVEIVPNEAGAASSDGSASAQRGPTTRRDFACERGGDEWADTRPDPERLAAIAAATGGKSVTVDQIGSLPLPAATQIAAERRVSPLLPPWAWTLGAAMLVGVHWIVRRRGGLS; encoded by the coding sequence ATGACGACGAGCCTCGCGCCGTCGGGGGATCTCGCGCCGTCCTACCAGCTCCTCGCCGCCCTGCTCACGGTCCTCGGCATCGTGCTGCTCGCGCTCGAGCTCAAGCGTTCGCGCGGCTCGCGGCTCGCCGCGTTCGCCACGGGCTCGCTCGCGTCGATCGGCCTGCTCTTCGCGGTGCTGCGGCCGGTGGCGATCCAGAGCAAGGGCAGCCTCGTCGGGCCCCGCGTGGTCGTGCTCGCCGACGCGTCGCGCTCGATCGATCTGCCGGGCCCCGCGGGAAAGACGCGCCGGCAGGAGGCTGCGCGCGCGCTCGGCGAGCTGCAGAAGCACGGCGCCGAGGTGCGGCTTTACGGGCTCGCGTTCGGCAAAGGCGCGCCGACGCCGCTCACCGCCGCGCTCGCGGACGGCGCGCCCGAGGCGGCGCAAGGCGGGGCGGAAGGTCGGCTCGGGCAGGCGCTGCTCGCGGCGCGGCCGATGCCACGATCGGATCTCGCCGGCGCGATCGAGTCGGTCGCGCGCGCGGCGGACGAGCGGCCCGCGGCGATCGTGGTGCTCTCGGATGGAAGGCTCGATCGGCCCGGCGAGGCGCAGGCGGGCGAGGCGATCCGCGCCGCGCTGGGGACGCTGACGGTGCCGGTGCACGCGGTCTCGGTCGCGACGGAGGCGCCGCGTGACGCGAGCGTGCGCGCGGTGCGAGCGGCAGGCGCGGCGGTCGCGCATCAGCCGCTCACGTTGCGGGTCGAGATCGGCTGTGCGGGCGGGCTCGACTGCGATGAGATCCCCGTGTCGCTACGCGAGCTTCGCGAAAGCGGCGAGCCGACGTTGCTCGCGTCGGGCAAGGCCAACGCGTCGAGCGGATCGGCGACGCTCGAGCTCGAAGTGACGCTCGATCGCGCCGGCGCGCGTATCCTCGAAGTGTCGATCGACGCGCCGGACGGCGACGCGGTGCCGGACAACGACACGCGGTACATGACGATCGACGTCGCGCGTGATCGCGTGCGCGTGCTGCACGTGGCCGGGCGGCCGACGTACGACGTGCGCGCGCTCCGCATGTGGCTCAAAGCCGACGCGTCCGTCGATGTCGTGGCCTTCTTCATTTTGCGCACGCCGACCGACGACGTGGTCGCGCCGTCGGAGGAGCTCGCGCTCATCCCGTTCCCGGTCGACGAGCTCTTCAGCGAGCACCTGCCGAGCTTCGACGCCGTGGTGCTCCAGGACTTCAACGCCGCGCCGTACGGCCTCGCGAAGCACCTGCGATCGCTCGCGCGGTACGTCGACAAGGGCGGCGGCTTGATCATGGTCGGCGGCCCGGACGCGTTCGTGCCCGGCAACTACGCTGGCACGCCGCTCGCCGAGGTCCTGCCCGTCGAGCTCGATCGCGGGGCGGACGCGCAGGGCGCGGACGTCGGCTCGTTCGTCCCGCGCACGACCGAGGCGGGCCGCGCCGCGCCGGTGCTCGGGCCGCTGCGGGATCTCATCGGCGAGGAGTGGCCCGAGATGCCGGGCGCGAACGTGGTCGGCGACGCGCGGCCCGGCGCGACGGTGCTGCTCGAGCACCCGACGCGCAGGACGCCGAAGGGCGGGCCGATGCCGATCCTCGCGCTCGGCGAGCACGGCAGCGGGCGGACGATCGCGCTCGCCATCGACGGCTCGCACCGGCTGCTCTTCAGCGCCTTCGCGGCGAATGCGGCAGGAAGGGCGCACGGCGCGTTCTGGGACGCGCTGCTCGGCTGGCTCATGCGCGACCCGCGCTTCGAGCCCGCAGTCGTGGAGCTCGCGGACGGGTGCATCGCCGGGGAAAACACGACGCTCACGCTCCGGCCGCTGCCTGGGCAAAAGGGCGACGCGAAGATCACGATCCGCAAGCTCGGCACGGGCGAGGAGGCGCGTGCTCTCTCGGCGCGGCTCGACGGCAAAGGCGAGCCGCTCTCGCTCGACGCGGGCAAACTCCAGCCGGGCGGGTATTCGGCGACGGTGGAGATCGTGCCGAACGAGGCGGGCGCGGCGTCTTCGGACGGGTCGGCTTCGGCGCAGCGCGGTCCGACGACCCGCCGAGACTTCGCCTGCGAGCGCGGCGGCGACGAGTGGGCGGACACGCGGCCCGATCCCGAGCGGCTCGCGGCGATCGCCGCGGCGACCGGGGGCAAGAGCGTGACGGTGGATCAGATCGGGAGCCTACCGCTGCCGGCGGCGACGCAGATCGCGGCGGAGAGGCGGGTCTCGCCGCTCCTGCCGCCCTGGGCTTGGACGCTCGGCGCGGCGATGCTCGTCGGGGTGCACTGGATCGTGCGGAGGCGGGGCGGACTGTCCTAG
- a CDS encoding lysophospholipid acyltransferase family protein, whose translation MSLKRIRGVVALVLTILFVTALSPLFVLVRLLFGRRAAAEGLGAWAASVVLRLSGVSVEVRAPVVPLPERRVVYVSNHTSSIDLFVLLSLRLPRAWFFMKRGAWVFPPGALVAVCVGTFFTVPQTYTEKRRKLFAAACEVLRKTGDAVYLSPEGTRVVSGGVGPFNKGAFHLAAALGAPMVPLHLEIPRAENPGKSWVMTRTRVIVHVLPEIDTSGWRPETAREHADHVRGVFQAFEAEIAAPNPDRAAA comes from the coding sequence GTGAGCCTGAAGCGGATTCGAGGCGTCGTCGCCCTCGTCTTGACTATTCTTTTCGTCACGGCCCTCTCGCCGCTGTTCGTCTTGGTACGTCTCCTCTTTGGCAGGCGCGCCGCGGCCGAGGGGCTTGGGGCCTGGGCCGCTTCCGTGGTCCTGCGCCTCTCAGGCGTCTCCGTCGAAGTGCGCGCGCCGGTGGTTCCGCTGCCGGAGCGCCGCGTCGTGTACGTCTCGAATCACACCTCGTCGATCGATCTCTTCGTTTTGCTCTCATTGCGTCTGCCGCGCGCGTGGTTCTTCATGAAGCGCGGCGCGTGGGTGTTTCCGCCGGGCGCGCTCGTGGCGGTGTGTGTCGGTACGTTCTTCACGGTGCCGCAGACGTACACCGAAAAACGCCGCAAGCTCTTCGCTGCTGCGTGCGAGGTGCTCCGAAAGACGGGGGACGCGGTGTATTTGAGCCCGGAAGGGACACGCGTGGTCTCGGGCGGCGTGGGGCCTTTCAACAAAGGCGCGTTTCACCTGGCGGCGGCACTCGGGGCGCCGATGGTGCCGCTTCATCTCGAAATTCCGCGGGCCGAGAACCCCGGGAAGAGCTGGGTCATGACGCGGACGAGGGTGATCGTCCACGTCTTGCCCGAGATCGACACGAGCGGCTGGCGACCCGAGACCGCCCGCGAGCACGCCGACCACGTGCGCGGCGTCTTCCAGGCCTTCGAGGCCGAGATCGCCGCGCCAAACCCCGATCGAGCGGCGGCGTGA
- a CDS encoding class I SAM-dependent methyltransferase — protein MTIEATIPDTKPRMEDNACPGCGGRDADFLIEAEDDLTGKPGRFRFVRCRACDLAYQRPRILQDDIGAYYDSEYIAHRKKKDWGVFTPLYEWGMNGHDRRKVELCGQYVSPRRGMRVLDIGCAVGSFLQMLRKKHGAAVTGVDFKDLRGNPLLDGVDFRLGVLADIDFGDARFDLITMWHFLEHDYEPLQTLERARSLLAPGGRVVIEVPRLDSTSFRLFKDRWPGLQAPQHTVLFDWQTLRAMCEKSGLSIVDHLPWGAFPAYFYLFAGAAFHVLRGKGLDVGKAIGPYFAGQLALSPVLLFEKQLNLAMQTIVLERPSSGASP, from the coding sequence ATGACGATCGAGGCCACGATCCCGGACACGAAGCCCCGCATGGAAGACAATGCTTGCCCTGGTTGTGGTGGGCGCGACGCTGATTTCCTCATCGAGGCCGAAGACGATCTCACCGGCAAACCCGGTCGATTTCGCTTCGTGCGTTGCCGTGCGTGTGACCTCGCCTATCAGCGACCGCGGATTCTTCAGGACGACATTGGCGCGTATTACGACTCCGAGTACATTGCCCATCGCAAGAAGAAGGATTGGGGCGTGTTCACGCCGCTTTATGAATGGGGCATGAACGGGCACGATCGCCGCAAGGTCGAGCTTTGCGGCCAGTACGTCTCCCCCCGGCGCGGCATGCGCGTGCTCGACATCGGCTGCGCCGTGGGCAGCTTCCTGCAGATGCTCCGCAAGAAGCACGGCGCCGCCGTGACCGGGGTCGATTTCAAGGATCTCCGGGGAAACCCGTTGCTCGACGGCGTTGATTTTCGCCTCGGCGTGCTCGCGGACATCGATTTCGGCGACGCTCGCTTCGACCTGATCACGATGTGGCATTTCCTGGAGCACGATTACGAGCCCTTGCAGACGCTCGAGCGCGCGCGGAGCCTGCTTGCGCCCGGGGGGCGTGTCGTCATCGAGGTGCCGCGCCTCGATTCGACGAGCTTCCGGCTCTTCAAGGACCGCTGGCCGGGCCTCCAGGCGCCACAACACACGGTGCTCTTCGATTGGCAAACGCTCCGGGCGATGTGCGAGAAGAGCGGCCTCTCGATCGTTGACCACCTGCCCTGGGGCGCCTTTCCGGCCTATTTTTACCTCTTCGCGGGCGCGGCCTTCCACGTGCTGCGCGGCAAGGGGCTCGACGTAGGCAAGGCGATCGGCCCGTATTTCGCGGGACAGCTCGCGCTCTCGCCGGTCTTGCTCTTCGAAAAACAGCTCAACCTGGCCATGCAGACGATCGTCCTCGAACGGCCCTCGTCGGGGGCTTCGCCGTGA
- a CDS encoding response regulator translates to MVGEARILLVDDDPVFGKEARLRLLAEDLDAAFHQGPLGTLQAVRATRCELVVIDVNMPKVDGCLLVRMIRDAFGLGHTRVMLCSDMRSDMLAALAKALQVPFIAKSAGLDVLVESVRAALAEPRARGAGAAGEVNPVCDSPCIPAPVRPASPVVGRRRPTPRRSRDR, encoded by the coding sequence ATGGTGGGGGAAGCGCGGATTTTATTGGTCGACGACGATCCTGTTTTCGGCAAGGAGGCGCGGCTCCGGCTCTTGGCCGAGGATCTCGACGCTGCTTTTCATCAAGGGCCGCTCGGCACGCTCCAGGCCGTGCGGGCCACGCGTTGCGAGCTCGTCGTGATCGACGTCAACATGCCGAAGGTCGACGGTTGCCTTCTGGTGCGGATGATTCGTGACGCCTTTGGCCTTGGGCATACCCGCGTGATGCTCTGTTCCGACATGAGGTCGGACATGCTCGCAGCGCTCGCGAAGGCCCTGCAGGTGCCGTTCATCGCGAAGAGCGCGGGCCTCGACGTGCTCGTCGAGAGCGTCCGCGCGGCCCTCGCGGAGCCCCGCGCGCGTGGCGCCGGCGCGGCCGGCGAGGTGAACCCCGTCTGCGACAGCCCATGCATCCCGGCGCCGGTTCGTCCCGCCAGTCCCGTGGTCGGGCGTCGTAGGCCGACGCCGCGTCGCTCGCGGGATCGATGA
- a CDS encoding GNAT family N-acetyltransferase encodes MSGRPFIRLADRTDLDGFADHIVRHSAESGREGSLHFAISRSPERASVREHARQRWERALEESLWGRCFLLVEPVRGWVVGHLELRGGRFSAEMHRAILGMGIERGYTRKGHGQQLMEAAIGWAKRTGKVAWIDLGVFEHNLPARTLYQRMGFVENGKRKDAFRIDSGMQVTDISMSLRIG; translated from the coding sequence ATGTCGGGCCGCCCTTTCATCCGCCTCGCGGACCGCACGGACCTCGACGGATTCGCCGATCACATCGTCCGCCACTCGGCCGAGAGTGGACGCGAAGGCTCTTTGCATTTTGCGATCTCGCGTTCGCCCGAGCGCGCGAGCGTCCGAGAGCACGCGCGGCAGCGCTGGGAGCGCGCGCTGGAGGAGTCGCTCTGGGGCCGGTGTTTCCTGCTCGTCGAGCCTGTGCGGGGCTGGGTCGTGGGGCACCTCGAGCTCCGCGGCGGGCGTTTCTCGGCGGAGATGCACCGCGCGATCCTCGGCATGGGCATCGAGCGGGGGTACACGCGGAAGGGCCATGGCCAGCAATTGATGGAGGCCGCGATCGGCTGGGCGAAACGTACGGGCAAGGTCGCCTGGATCGACCTCGGCGTCTTCGAGCACAACCTCCCCGCCCGGACCCTCTACCAGCGGATGGGCTTCGTGGAGAACGGCAAGCGCAAAGACGCGTTCCGGATCGATTCGGGGATGCAGGTGACCGACATTTCGATGTCGCTCCGGATCGGCTGA
- a CDS encoding AMP-binding protein, with protein sequence MSGTFTFLPLKLRRRAEARGDELALGFLDDGEEVSASLTVAALDARVDDVAAALVERFPEEARVLLLFPPGIDFVVAFLACLRAGRVAVPAIPPDPHKPARSLARLGHLVAHAAPAGVLSTAVILPYRPILADAVPALAGLPWIDVTAVPRVRRRVEDPRGDGLAFLQYTSGSTAAPKGVRVLRSNLSHNLHVIHGVAPTIPRASVSWLPQFHDMGLIEGILLPLDGGWPAWLMPPWVFLERPLRWLRAIERFGAMRSGGPNFAYDLCVRKIDPAARETLDLSCWAQAYCGAEPIRASTLAAFAEAFAPSRFSARSWFPCYGLAEHTVLASCRTHAPFTVERLSAAALARGEAEEAAGERTIDVVCVGEIPPLVTVRVVDPETRRPLPDGRIGEIWLQSESVADGYWGDTEATRGVFGATLACPDGEAGPFLRTGDLGYRRGDRLFIVGRQKDVLIVRGENHHAHDVERTAEGAHPAIRRGCVCAVLREDDTEGGEPRAVVVCEVDDRLDEAGYAAVIAAVHRVVSFEHGIFVDVALVPKHTLPKTSSGKLQRRATEALLRAGEIKTPVCPPPVSDLASGEGSPLHAAHLVLARVTGLSLDEIDIDAPPARLPLDSLKAADAAAALGDLLGRPISLDVWGRASSLRALVEGRGMLDAPWREDLERPVPRSRPRRSGGGTILVTGGTGFVGRAVVAELVRRDNRVLVLARGAKGTSGLAGDVSLPKLGLGEDRYRALVAELDAVVHVAGAVNWVLPYSSLAPTNASGTAEVIALCAVAGARLVHVSSQIVCHDGAAASGDVLGDDEPPAALRARLPHLPLGYASSKAVAELLVDRARQEGLSATIVRPSLVLGGRDGEASVDDVVALLLRACVEAGAAPDLDFPFSVCPRDHLARVLADLVETGPALVHVGDESRGLREVVAWLALAGYDVALMPWEAWLARVEALGLHRRGALRGLWPFFRAGTLRTYERSRRASISVAPAFRGAEPVDPAFLDERVAAWQAASALPSPPRRGARATAASRALPVAPRQVVVDGISHDVTSARVMPAIMGSGLLSRLACGFCDRPVGVYPATLTLDGGRVLDVVLKAPARGDELRALCTGVARASSPTLAAALEMHGHWLDVADAHTRERALYGLDHAALARVQPRCFSSPEEAIGAPLVLERLREGDQVDALDAVAEPWPIDAVRRAVKGLARLHAAFRGPAAALSVVPWARAAGTRAAELVPLWEALFEHARTRIDADVAAAAAPLLEDVGWAEALAALPVTLLHNDVNPRNLALRRGAADGEIVLYDWELAALGPGTRDVAELLCWTLSPEVSEEEVFLLVRAHAEMAAPGLDDEVLRAAFRASLAWLFLDRLTTYTVVSPVFELPWLGRVLSTWRRLVQMFAPPA encoded by the coding sequence GTGAGCGGCACATTCACGTTCCTGCCTCTGAAATTGCGCCGTCGCGCCGAGGCGCGGGGGGACGAACTCGCGCTCGGGTTTCTCGATGACGGCGAAGAGGTGTCGGCCTCGCTCACGGTGGCTGCGCTCGATGCGCGCGTCGACGACGTGGCTGCTGCCCTGGTCGAGCGTTTTCCCGAGGAGGCGCGGGTGCTCCTGCTTTTCCCGCCGGGGATCGATTTCGTGGTCGCCTTTCTCGCTTGTCTTCGCGCGGGGAGGGTCGCGGTGCCGGCCATTCCGCCCGACCCTCACAAGCCGGCGCGGAGCCTCGCGCGGCTCGGCCACCTTGTCGCGCATGCCGCGCCCGCGGGCGTGCTCTCGACGGCGGTGATTTTGCCCTATCGCCCGATTCTCGCCGACGCCGTGCCCGCGCTCGCGGGTTTGCCCTGGATCGACGTGACGGCGGTCCCGCGCGTGCGCCGCCGCGTCGAGGATCCGCGCGGGGATGGTCTCGCCTTTTTGCAATACACGTCGGGCTCGACGGCCGCGCCCAAGGGCGTGCGCGTGCTGCGGAGCAACCTCTCGCACAACCTGCACGTCATCCACGGCGTCGCGCCCACGATTCCGCGCGCCTCCGTGAGCTGGCTCCCGCAATTCCACGACATGGGGCTCATCGAGGGGATCTTGCTGCCGCTCGACGGCGGCTGGCCGGCGTGGCTCATGCCGCCGTGGGTTTTTCTGGAACGACCGCTGCGGTGGCTCCGGGCCATCGAGCGGTTCGGCGCGATGCGCAGCGGCGGGCCGAATTTCGCCTACGACCTCTGCGTCCGGAAGATCGATCCGGCTGCGCGCGAAACGCTCGATCTCTCCTGCTGGGCCCAGGCCTATTGCGGCGCCGAGCCCATTCGCGCGAGCACGCTCGCCGCGTTCGCGGAGGCGTTCGCGCCGTCGCGATTCTCGGCGAGATCGTGGTTTCCCTGTTATGGGCTCGCCGAGCACACCGTACTCGCTTCCTGCCGGACGCACGCGCCCTTCACGGTCGAGCGCCTCTCGGCCGCGGCGCTCGCGCGCGGCGAGGCTGAGGAGGCGGCCGGCGAGCGCACGATCGACGTCGTGTGCGTGGGGGAAATCCCGCCGCTCGTCACGGTGCGGGTGGTGGATCCGGAGACGCGGCGGCCGCTCCCGGACGGGCGTATCGGCGAGATCTGGCTCCAGAGCGAGAGCGTCGCGGATGGATATTGGGGAGACACGGAGGCGACACGCGGGGTGTTTGGCGCGACACTCGCGTGTCCGGACGGCGAGGCAGGGCCGTTTTTGCGCACCGGGGATCTCGGCTATCGACGTGGCGATCGCCTCTTCATCGTGGGGCGTCAAAAAGACGTGCTCATCGTTCGCGGCGAGAATCATCACGCGCACGACGTCGAGCGCACGGCGGAGGGCGCGCATCCGGCGATCCGGCGGGGCTGCGTCTGCGCCGTGTTGCGCGAGGATGACACGGAGGGAGGGGAGCCGCGGGCCGTCGTGGTTTGTGAGGTCGACGATCGGCTCGACGAGGCCGGCTACGCCGCGGTGATTGCCGCGGTCCATCGCGTCGTGTCGTTCGAGCATGGGATCTTCGTCGACGTCGCGCTCGTCCCGAAACACACATTGCCGAAGACGTCGTCGGGCAAGCTCCAGCGGCGGGCCACCGAGGCGCTTTTGCGCGCCGGCGAGATCAAAACGCCCGTCTGCCCGCCTCCTGTGTCGGATCTTGCGTCAGGGGAGGGGAGCCCGCTGCACGCGGCGCATCTCGTGCTTGCAAGGGTCACGGGGCTTTCGCTCGATGAAATCGACATTGATGCGCCGCCCGCGCGTTTGCCGCTCGACTCATTGAAGGCCGCGGACGCCGCGGCAGCGCTGGGGGATTTGCTTGGTCGACCGATTTCGCTCGACGTATGGGGGCGCGCGTCGTCCCTGCGGGCTCTCGTCGAGGGACGAGGTATGCTCGATGCGCCCTGGCGAGAGGACCTCGAGCGGCCCGTGCCGCGGTCTAGACCGCGTCGATCGGGCGGTGGCACGATTCTCGTTACTGGCGGGACAGGGTTCGTCGGGCGCGCCGTCGTCGCCGAGCTCGTGCGGCGCGACAACCGCGTGCTCGTGCTTGCGAGGGGCGCCAAAGGGACCTCGGGTTTGGCCGGGGACGTCTCCTTGCCGAAGCTCGGGCTCGGGGAGGATCGGTATCGTGCGCTCGTCGCGGAGCTCGACGCGGTCGTGCATGTGGCGGGGGCCGTGAACTGGGTCTTGCCCTATTCGTCGCTCGCGCCCACGAATGCCTCCGGGACGGCCGAGGTGATTGCCCTTTGCGCCGTCGCGGGGGCGCGGCTCGTCCACGTGTCCTCGCAGATCGTATGTCACGACGGCGCGGCCGCGTCGGGGGACGTCCTCGGCGACGACGAACCCCCCGCGGCCCTCCGCGCGCGGCTCCCACATTTGCCGCTCGGGTATGCATCCTCGAAGGCCGTGGCCGAGCTCCTCGTGGATCGTGCGCGGCAGGAAGGGCTTTCGGCCACGATCGTGCGGCCCTCGCTCGTCCTCGGCGGGAGGGACGGCGAGGCGAGCGTGGACGATGTGGTGGCCCTTTTGCTTCGCGCGTGCGTCGAGGCGGGCGCGGCCCCGGACCTCGATTTTCCATTTTCGGTTTGTCCACGGGATCACCTCGCGCGGGTCCTCGCGGACCTCGTCGAAACGGGGCCTGCGCTCGTCCACGTGGGGGACGAGTCGCGTGGGCTCCGCGAGGTGGTCGCGTGGCTGGCGCTCGCGGGGTACGATGTCGCATTGATGCCGTGGGAAGCGTGGCTCGCACGCGTGGAGGCCTTGGGGCTCCATCGGCGCGGGGCGTTGCGAGGCCTATGGCCGTTTTTCCGCGCCGGCACGTTGCGAACCTACGAGCGATCGCGCCGCGCGTCGATATCGGTTGCGCCTGCATTCCGCGGGGCCGAGCCCGTGGACCCCGCTTTCCTCGACGAGCGAGTCGCCGCGTGGCAAGCGGCCTCCGCGCTCCCATCCCCACCGCGGCGCGGTGCGCGCGCCACAGCGGCCTCACGAGCGCTCCCGGTGGCACCTCGGCAGGTCGTGGTCGACGGCATATCCCACGACGTCACCTCGGCCCGCGTGATGCCAGCCATCATGGGCAGCGGCCTTTTGAGCCGCCTTGCTTGCGGGTTCTGTGATCGCCCGGTCGGCGTGTATCCGGCGACCTTGACGCTCGACGGCGGCCGCGTGCTCGATGTCGTCCTCAAAGCGCCGGCCCGCGGCGATGAGCTCCGCGCCCTTTGCACCGGCGTCGCGCGTGCTTCGAGCCCTACGCTCGCTGCTGCGCTGGAGATGCACGGACATTGGCTCGATGTCGCGGACGCCCATACCCGCGAACGCGCGCTGTATGGGCTCGACCATGCCGCGCTTGCCCGCGTGCAGCCCCGCTGTTTTTCCTCGCCGGAGGAAGCGATCGGCGCTCCGTTGGTGCTCGAACGATTGCGCGAAGGCGATCAGGTGGACGCGCTCGACGCCGTCGCCGAGCCTTGGCCCATCGATGCCGTGCGGCGTGCAGTGAAGGGGCTTGCGCGATTGCATGCAGCCTTCCGAGGGCCTGCCGCGGCGCTGTCCGTGGTGCCCTGGGCGCGGGCCGCGGGGACACGCGCGGCGGAGCTCGTACCGCTATGGGAAGCACTCTTCGAGCACGCGCGGACGCGGATCGACGCGGATGTCGCGGCGGCGGCGGCGCCCTTGCTCGAGGACGTCGGCTGGGCCGAGGCGCTCGCCGCGCTGCCGGTGACGCTGCTGCACAATGACGTCAATCCGCGGAATCTTGCATTGCGGCGGGGGGCGGCGGACGGGGAGATCGTTCTTTACGACTGGGAGCTTGCGGCGCTCGGGCCCGGGACGCGTGATGTCGCGGAGCTTCTTTGCTGGACGTTGTCCCCAGAGGTGAGCGAGGAAGAGGTGTTCCTCCTCGTGCGGGCTCACGCCGAGATGGCCGCGCCGGGGCTCGACGACGAGGTGTTACGCGCCGCGTTCCGCGCTTCGCTTGCGTGGCTCTTCCTGGATCGATTGACCACGTACACGGTGGTGTCGCCGGTGTTCGAGCTGCCATGGCTCGGGCGTGTGCTTTCGACGTGGCGGAGGCTCGTCCAGATGTTTGCACCGCCAGCTTGA